The Armatimonadota bacterium genome includes a window with the following:
- a CDS encoding DNA adenine methylase: MRYIGSKQNLLAFIERVATCHCSGARTFVDLFCGTAVVGRHFKSLNFNVTSNDLMAYAYTFARALVQNNGEPLFAGLGLNGNAPLDKAVEHLNSLSPVQGFVTSHYSPAGSDRMYLSPENAGRIDAIRMQLQVWRRTEAVTEDEFHILLAALLAAVPSVSNVSGTYGAYLKFWESRSKKRLLLQAPALMITPGTHRALNEDANVIAPALNCDILYLDPPYNRRQYASNYHLLESIAVWDYAAPLGVSGLPKRPERRSLYCTAQASEALGHIIRTSPARHILLSYNSEGIVSHEVLMEMLCKRGKVELFEEEYRRFRSDADGPTRNYKADSVVERLYLVSN; the protein is encoded by the coding sequence ATGCGTTACATCGGCTCCAAACAGAATCTCCTGGCGTTCATCGAGCGAGTCGCCACGTGTCATTGTAGTGGCGCGCGCACGTTCGTCGACTTGTTCTGTGGGACAGCTGTGGTCGGGCGACATTTTAAGTCACTTAACTTCAATGTTACGTCGAACGACTTGATGGCCTATGCCTACACTTTCGCCAGAGCACTGGTGCAGAACAACGGTGAGCCCTTGTTCGCGGGGCTCGGGCTGAACGGGAACGCCCCACTGGACAAAGCAGTGGAACACCTCAATTCGCTGAGTCCCGTGCAGGGCTTCGTGACGAGCCATTACTCCCCTGCGGGCAGCGACAGGATGTACCTGTCGCCGGAAAACGCCGGCAGAATCGACGCTATCCGGATGCAGTTACAGGTCTGGCGGAGAACGGAAGCAGTAACGGAAGACGAGTTCCATATCCTGCTCGCCGCCCTTCTGGCTGCAGTCCCTTCGGTAAGCAACGTATCCGGCACCTACGGTGCATATCTCAAATTCTGGGAATCTCGATCGAAGAAGCGCCTTCTCCTTCAGGCACCCGCTCTCATGATTACCCCCGGCACGCACCGAGCGCTGAATGAAGATGCAAACGTGATTGCTCCGGCGCTGAACTGCGACATCCTTTACCTGGATCCACCTTACAACAGGCGGCAGTACGCATCTAATTACCACCTCCTCGAATCGATCGCCGTCTGGGATTACGCGGCGCCGCTGGGCGTTTCGGGCTTGCCGAAGCGTCCGGAGCGGCGATCACTCTACTGCACGGCGCAGGCTTCGGAAGCGCTCGGGCACATCATCCGGACCAGCCCCGCGCGACATATCCTGCTGAGCTACAACTCGGAGGGCATCGTTTCGCACGAGGTTCTGATGGAGATGTTGTGCAAACGCGGCAAAGTCGAACTGTTCGAAGAGGAGTACCGGCGTTTTCGCAGTGATGCGGACGGTCCAACCCGCAACTACAAGGCTGATTCCGTGGTGGAACGCCTCTATCTGGTGAGCAACTAA